The DNA sequence TTTGCCATTCCGACAAAGTGAAATGTAGTAGGCTTTAAAAAGATTTCTCACACTCACTCCGTTCGACTTCGACAAGCTCAGCCTGAAAGGTTCGAAATGACAAAAGCACCTGAATGCCATTTCGATATGACGAGCGAAGCGACGATTGAGAAATCCCAAAAGTATCTGAACGTCATTTCGATATGAGCAATGCGATTGAGAAATCCAAAAAATGCCGTAGGGAGAAATAGAATAGATTGATTTCTGAATTCAATCCGAATCGGGAGTTTTTGAACAGTGAGGTCATTTAGATTTCTCACACTCATTTCATTCGACTTCGACAAGCTCGGCCTGAAAGGTTCGAAATGACAGTACAATCAAAAAATGTCATTTCGATATGAGGAGCGAAGCGACGATTGAGAAATCTCAAAAGTACCTGAACGTCATTTCGATATGAGCAAAGCGATTGAGAAATCCAAAAAATGCCGTAGGGAGAAATAGAATAGATTGATTTCTGAATTCAATCCGAATCGGGAGTTTTTGAACAGTGAGGTCATTTAGATTTCTCACACTCATTTCATTCGGTTCGAAATGACAAAAGCACCTGAACGTCATTTCGATATGAGCAAAGCGATTGAGAAATCCAAAAAATGCCGTAGGGAGAAATAGAATAGATTGATTTCTGAATTCAATCCGAATCGGGAGTTTTTGAACAGTGAGGTCATTTAGATTTCTCACACTCATTTCATTCGGTTCGAAATGACAAAAGCACCTGAATGTCATTTCGAAATGAGGAGTGAAGCGACGATTGAGAAATCTCAAAAACCTTTATACACTAACCTCACAAACTCCCCTATCTTTGAGGGTTCTAACCAACGCGTAACAATAACCAAACCCTTTTGTTGGTCGATGACGATAAAGTTGCCGCCAAAACCAGCTGCATAAAACACATGTTCGGGCACCCCCTCCCAATGGCGATTGCCTTCCTTTTTGTTCAACCACCACATATAACCATAGTTTACATTGGGCGTTGAGGGTGTGGTGGCCAGTTCGATCCACTCTTTGCTCAACAGTTGTTGCCCTTTCCATTCACCACCATTGAGAAATAGGAGTCCGAAGCGAGCCATGTCCTCGGTATTGATGAATAGGCCAGCGCCTGAATGGCCACCCCCTGTGACCGATTGCATTTTGAGTCCGTCGATGGTCGTCCATGCATGGTCGTAACCGTACCACCGCCAAGTGGTGGAGGCACCAACCTTGTCCATCAGCTTTTCTTTGAGTGCCAAGGGCAAGGGCATGCGCCATACCTGGGTCAGCGAGTAAGCGAGCACATTGACCCGTACATCGTTGTACTCCATCACGGTACCGGGTTCGTTGAGCTTGCGAAACTTCCAATCATCAAGACCGCCCTCACGAGGGGGGCGGTCGGCCCAATCTTTGAGCCCCCAAAGTTCGCCCGACCAATCAGAGTTCTGCTGCAAAAGATGTTGCCACGAAATCTTGCCGTTATGGTCGCCGTCGAAAGTACCATCCCAAACATAGTTTGACACCTTATCATCAACATCGACGATCAAACCGGCATCGACGGCCAGGCCAGCTACCGTTGACAAAAAACTTTTGGTAACGCTAAAGGTCATATCGACACGTTTGGTATCGCCCCATGAGGTCACTAGATACCCATCTTTGAGGATCATGCCCGCCGGACCGCCCCGTTTCTTGGTCGGACCGAGAATTTCATGAAAGGGTTCCCGTTGAAAACCCTTCAGTATGGCTTGCCGAAGGTCACGGGAGCCTGAATATTCATTTTGCAAGGCAAAATCGACCGCTTGTTGCAAAGTGGATTCTTTATAAGCGGCTTTTTCGGTTTTCTTCCAATCGGCATTTCGCTCGGGAAAATAAATCCCTTGGCCATTTCCCACAAAGACAAAGAGCAAAAGACAACTAAAAAGAATAGTTTTAGTAGTGGTGTTCATAGTACTGACAATTCTTGATAACTTGTGTCAAGATACCAAATGTCGGCAGAATGTCGGGTCAAAATCGTTAAAGTACGTTGCATGGATTCTATATTGACAATAACATTGCCATGAAAACAAAAACGTTTATCATGAAACAACCAGAACTGGGACGTAGAATTATCGAGTTAAGAAAACAGAAAGGACTCACACAAGAAGAATTGGTAGAGTTGTGCAATATCAATGTACGCACGCTTCAGCGTATTGAAAATGGTGAAGTGACCCCAAGAAGCTACACCATCAAGACCATTTTGTCGGCACTGGACGAAGATTACGAATCGATTCTGCTGACCGAACAACAAGAATCGGACTTCATCTTGAACGTATCAAAAAAAGAGGCCAAATCGGTACATACCCTGCTCACCATAGCCTTGGTATCGGGCATTCTTTACCTCATATCAAGCTCGCTCGAGGGCGTGGTCGATTATTTCAGGTTCTTTGAAGATGAATTGGTTTTTGGCATGGTCGGGTCGGTGCTCCTCAAAGTGCTCTCAATGGTCTTCTACGCCACAATGGTCTATGGGTTTCTCATTTCAGGAAAGTTGCTCAAGAACTATTTGATGAAAATCGCCTCGGTACTTTTACTCA is a window from the Muricauda sp. SCSIO 65647 genome containing:
- a CDS encoding helix-turn-helix domain-containing protein encodes the protein MKQPELGRRIIELRKQKGLTQEELVELCNINVRTLQRIENGEVTPRSYTIKTILSALDEDYESILLTEQQESDFILNVSKKEAKSVHTLLTIALVSGILYLISSSLEGVVDYFRFFEDELVFGMVGSVLLKVLSMVFYATMVYGFLISGKLLKNYLMKIASVLLLMACLVFYLFDIVSFFNEFLEFEVVILAEAVTWGTFGILFGISILKSHKIMRPMSFFAGGMEILASFFLLTVVLSLVGWILILPTIILEVIFLYKVSNLVKKTM
- a CDS encoding serine hydrolase domain-containing protein, yielding MNTTTKTILFSCLLLFVFVGNGQGIYFPERNADWKKTEKAAYKESTLQQAVDFALQNEYSGSRDLRQAILKGFQREPFHEILGPTKKRGGPAGMILKDGYLVTSWGDTKRVDMTFSVTKSFLSTVAGLAVDAGLIVDVDDKVSNYVWDGTFDGDHNGKISWQHLLQQNSDWSGELWGLKDWADRPPREGGLDDWKFRKLNEPGTVMEYNDVRVNVLAYSLTQVWRMPLPLALKEKLMDKVGASTTWRWYGYDHAWTTIDGLKMQSVTGGGHSGAGLFINTEDMARFGLLFLNGGEWKGQQLLSKEWIELATTPSTPNVNYGYMWWLNKKEGNRHWEGVPEHVFYAAGFGGNFIVIDQQKGLVIVTRWLEPSKIGEFVRLVYKGF